A portion of the Sabethes cyaneus chromosome 3, idSabCyanKW18_F2, whole genome shotgun sequence genome contains these proteins:
- the LOC128740204 gene encoding uncharacterized protein LOC128740204: MLQFAAIVKLFQSFSLIPIKLSNTRYFHNNIFISETHVRKLNDILKFSSATLTVIVTLVEKWAYRNSQMQIWSNLRRIANDLVNLTVFNKTRRRFSCKFWMCFVVQIVVELRIASGILIYPQWTRFWCYNIYPATFCRMLHMCHILYIDHLTECIIIIRENLLDIKNEIGLCVVLAPIIMFTMLTSAHRCSTLSADLGVLLHKIPEHHEWELQKIVYFFSLQISQQPIRLSAYTLMNFNYPLTIRIFTGIATYMMIFAQIYI, from the exons ATGTTGCAATTTGCAGCAATAGTGAAGCTCTTCCAGAGTTTCAGTTTGATTCCGATCAAACTAAGCAATA CAAGATATTTTCATAATAACATCTTCATCTCTGAAACGCACGTGCGAAAATTAAATGATATCCTAAAATTCAGCAGCGCAACCTTGACGGTAATTGTGACGTTAGTTGAAAAATGGGCCTACCGTAATTCGCAAATGCAAATCTGGTCCAACTTGCGCCGAATTGCCAACGACTTGGTTAACCTAACCGTGTTCAATAAAACGAGGCGTCGGTTTAGTTGTAAATTTTGGATGTGTTTTGTAGTACAAATTGTTGTGGAGTTGCGGATTGCATCAGGAATTCTAATTTATCCGCAATGGACAAGATTTTGGTGTTACAACATCTATCCAGCCACATTTTGTCGGATGCTacatatgtgccatattttgtatattgaTCACCTAACGGAATGCATAATTATTATCAGAGAAAACTTACTTGACATAAAAAACG aaaTTGGATTATGTGTCGTATTGGCACCAATCATAATGTTTACCATGCTAACATCCGCCCACCGATGTAGTACCTTAAGCGCCGACCTCGGAGTGTTGCTACACAAAATCCCAGAGCACCATGAATGGGAACTGCAGAAGATCGTGTATTTCTTTTCGTTACAAATTAGTCAACAACCTATTCGCCTTTCGGCTTACACTTTGATGAACTTCAATTACCCATTGACAATTAGG atttttactGGTATAGCCACATATATGATGATTTTCGctcaaatatatatttaa
- the LOC128740205 gene encoding uncharacterized protein LOC128740205, with protein sequence MNLVTALCPSVEQTFSIIMYIFKWFGFIPFEIDSHNLKTFSCDYLRSPRYAYRWIIALGFFYAVLTAVTWVFHDDIFFKDFAIGWINDVLKYSSEVCAVFVALIEMAGVTNTQRNRQIVSNVLNLLFYLKNCYIEIWLMNMNVNMTLGWSNCFTLVSNFIHLASDIYWMYLVLLNKSIDGYGDLILGMCPFPIITVLLVYSAESCVAVVTSLEHLLHKMPEPADIELYCVLDRFSYCIKQQPIKFESHGLFEFNSRLLKTLITGFVTYMVMFIPFTSDIPEISDTDTGVLK encoded by the exons ATGAACCTGGTAACAGCTCTCTGTCCAAGTGTGGAGCAGACCTTCTCCATAATTATGTACATTTTTAAATGGTTCGGCTTCATTCCATTCGAAATCGATTCTCATAATTTGAAAACATTTTCCTGTGACTATCTACGCAGTCCTCGGTATGCATATAGATGGATCATTGCGCTTGGATTTTTCTACGCGGTGCTAACTGCAGTTACGTGGGTTTTCCATGATGACATATTTTTTAAGGATTTCGCCATTGGCTGGATCAACGATGTGCTCAAGTATAGCAGTGAAGTATGTGCAGTTTTTGTTGCACTGATAGAA ATGGCTGGAGTAACGAACACTCAACGGAATAGACAAATTGTTTCAAATGTTTTAAACTTGCTTTtctatttaaaaaattgttatATTGAAATATGGCTTATGAATATGAACGTAAATATGACTCTTGGATGGAGTAACTGTTTTACCCTGGTTAGTAATTTCATTCACCTGGCTAGCGACATATACTGGATGTATCTTGTATTATTGAATAAGTCGATTGATGGATACGGAG ATCTTATTTTGGGTATGTGTCCATTCCCGATTATCACGGTACTGTTGGTCTATTCAGCTGAATCCTGCGTTGCAGTA GTAACTTCTTTAGAACATTTACTTCATAAAATGCCGGAACCCGCAGATATAGAACTTTATTGTGTTCTGGACAGATTCTCTTACTGCATCAAACAGCAACCGATTAAATTTGAATCACATGGTTTATTCGAATTCAATTCTAGATTATTGAAAACG CTTATTACCGGTTTTGTAACTTATATGGTGATGTTTATTCCATTTACATCGGATATACCGGAAATTAGCGATACAGATACTGGTGTACTAAAATAG